One part of the Vidua chalybeata isolate OUT-0048 chromosome 11, bVidCha1 merged haplotype, whole genome shotgun sequence genome encodes these proteins:
- the ZNF821 gene encoding zinc finger protein 821 isoform X2 — MSRRKQTTPNKVHWEQVFAGLEEQARQAMMKNNFPGTLGDQRPTIRPLQDPDSSSSGSDDEETTQDEVSSHTSEEDGSMVKVKKELENAERPVAGTPLIRENEVPESVNTEPILGLSQCPLCQLECGSRDQLIAHVYQHTGAVVSAKSYLCPVCGRALSSPGSLGRHLLIHSEDQLSNCAVCGARFTSHATFNSEKLPEMLSADRLPAPQSQGPSSTEGKDVAFCTPVYPAGILLVCNNCAAYRKLLEAQTPGMRKWALRRQNEPLEVRLQRLERERTAKKSRRDNETPEEREVRRMRDREAKRLQRMQETDEQRARRLQRDREAMRLKRANETPEKRQARLIREREAKRLKRRLEKMDMMLRAQFGQDSSAMAALAAEMNFFQLPVSNVELESQLLGKMTFEEQSNSALH; from the exons ATGTCCCGTCGGAAACAGACCACTCCTAACAAAGTTCACT GGGAGCAAGTCtttgcagggctggaggagcaagCCCGCCAAGCCatgatgaaaaataactttcctGGAACTCTTGGGGACCAAAGGCCAACAATTCGTCCACTGCAAGACCCTGactccagcagca GTGGCAGTGATGATGAGGAAACCACTCAGGATGAAGTTTCTTCCCATACGTCTGAGGAAGACGGCTCAATGGTGAAAGTGAAGAAGGAATTAGAAAATGCAGAACGACCTGTGGCTGGAACCCCATTGATAAGAGAAAATGAG GTGCCTGAGAGTGTGAACACTGAGCCCATACTGGGACTGTCACAATGCCCCCTCTGCCAGCTCGAGTGTGGAAGCAGAGATCAACTCATTGCACACGTCTACCAG CACACTGGAGCGGTGGTGAGTGCCAAGAGCTACCTGTGTCCTGTGTGTGGCAGAGCCCTCAGCTCCCCAGGATCCCTTGGGAGACATCTCCTGATCCACTCAGAGGACCAGCTGTCCAACTGTGCAGTTTGTGGAGCACGCTTCACCAGCCACGCCACCTTCAACAG TGAGAAGCTACCAGAGATGCTCAGTGCGGATCGGCTGCCGGCACCACAGAGCCAGGGCCCCTCCAGCACTGAGGGTAAGGATGTTGCCTTCTGCACCCCTGTGTATCCTGCGGGCATCCTCCTGGTGTGCAACAACTGCGCTGCGTACCGCAAGCTGCTGGAGGCACAGACCCCTGGCATGCGCAAGTGGGCCCTGCGGCGCCAGAACGAGCCCCTGGAAGTGCGGTTGCAGCGCCTGGAGCGGGAGCGTACAGCCAAGAAGAGCCGGCGGGACAACGAGACGCCTGAGGAGCGCGAAGTGAGGCGCATGCGGGATCGGGAAGCCAAGCGGCTGCAGCGCATGCAGGAGACAGATGAGCAGCGGGCACGGCGGCTGCAGAGGGACCGGGAAGCCATGCGCCTGAAACGTGCCAACGAGACCCCTGAGAAGCGACAAGCCCGGCTCATCCGCGAGCGTGAAGCCAAGAGGCTCAAGCGGCGCCTGGAGAAAATGGATATGATGCTCCGGGCACAGTTTGGCCAGGACTCCTCTGCCATGGCCGCTCTGGCAGCTGAGATGAACTTCTTTCAGCTGCCAGTGAGCAATGTGGAGCTGGAGAGCCAGCTGCTGGGCAAAATGACCTTTGAGGAGCAGAGCAACAGTGCGTTGCACTAA
- the ATXN1L gene encoding ataxin-1-like isoform X1, which translates to MRAGHERSQECLPPKKRELAAANTGTEAGRAGGAQGSGEGPEWARTARPAPATPRYGPGEAPEAAAGLTVDQYGMLYKVAAPPATFSPTGLHPVVNVSPLPPAFNVTSPIIQHPAVPFPSIHYAQIPSASLQLIGSHYTVPYAVPPAFMPSPLLSPSTNLTAPHVPHFVPYASLFTEEAAPSPQTTSPTHSFNKSTSAASPGQMQHHTAPQPVDMAPGRIPVYYQMSRLPPGYSAYEAPVAGGNPASPQQDSQLSSEVAAANGGQRPLEQSVARRPSEAVDSASSAVEDCLPPGAAAGSMNDGQFLPGYQMLGREISVPTHRSTPDADLEVQRVVGVLASQDYHVLAAQRKEDPSPLNLCHNTPDGQGDMLRSTTDRAAAGNSQSRSPCGTSPEETVRQRQLAKGMVIANGKPVLVPVGSEPVRSSTSEALLRESPDAQARGYVLEKELAHLQPPSSSQLPSHFMKGAIIQLATGELKRVEDLQTQDFVRSAEVSGGLKIDSSTVVDIQESQWPGLVTLHFVVGEQQSKVSIDVPPEHPFFVYGQGWSSCSPGRTAQLFALPCHRLQVGDVCISISLQSMNGNSASQANSPLTDQLVSARERMERTAQGPREPSDRAVERKSHTDRTSTAQSSRAESSQPEAGSLYSLAPGFQRYSMQAEEPRPSLLRPSFIPQEVKLSIEGRSNAGK; encoded by the coding sequence ATGAGAGCGGGCCACGAGCGGAGCCAGGAGTGTCTCCCGCCCAAGAAGCGGGAACTTGCCGCCGCCAACACTGGCACCGAGGCGGGACGGGCGGGGGGAGCCCAGGGCTCGGGCGAGGGCCCCGAGTGGGCTCGCACGGCTCGGCCGGCTCCCGCCACACCGCGCTACGGTCCTGGCGAGGCCcccgaggcggcggcggggctgaCGGTGGACCAATACGGGATGCTCTACAAAGTGGCAGCACCGCCTGCCACCTTCTCCCCCACGGGCCTGCACCCCGTGGTGAACGTGAGCCCCCTGCCCCCAGCCTTCAACGTGACCTCGCCCATcatccagcacccagcagtgCCCTTCCCCTCCATCCACTATGCACAGATCCCTTCGGCTTCCCTGCAACTCATCGGTTCCCACTACACAGTGCCCTATGCCGTCCCTCCTGCCTTCATGCCTAGCCCTCTCCTGTCTCCTTCCACCAACCTCACtgccccccatgtcccccactTTGTTCCATATGCCTCCCTGTTCACGGAAgaagctgctccttccccccaGACTACCTCTCCCACCCACAGCTTCAACAAATccacctctgcagcctctcctgggcaGATGCAGCACCACACTGCGCCCCAACCAGTGGACATGGCACCGGGGAGAATTCCTGTTTATTATCAGATGTCTCGCCTCCCACCAGGCTATTCAGCCTATGAGGCACCTGTAGCAGGTGGGAACCCAGCGTCTCCTCAGCAAGACAGTCAGCTGAGCTCAGAGGTGGCTGCGGCCAATGGTGGGCAGAGGCCCCTGGAGCAAAGTGTGGCCAGGAGGCCCAGCGAGGCCGTGGACTCTGCCAGCAGTGCAGTTGAGGACTGTCTGCCCCCAGGGGCTGCGGCAGGATCTATGAATGATGGACAGTTCCTTCCAGGTTACCAGATGCTGGGAAGAGAGATCTCTGTGCCTACTCACAGGAGCACCCCAGACGCTGATCTGGAGGTTCAGAGGGTGGTGGGGGTGTTGGCATCTCAGGATTATCATGTTCTGGCAGCCCAGAGGAAAGAGGACCCAAGCCCTTTAAACCTTTGCCATAATACCCCTGATGGGCAGGGAGACATGCTGAGGAGCACCACAGAtagggctgcagctgggaacagccagTCCCGGAGCCCATGTGGAACGTCCCCCGAAGAGACTGTTAGACAGAGACAGTTAGCCAAAGGAATGGTGATAGCCAATGGCAAGCCAGTACTTGTTCCTGTTGGATCTGAGCCTGTCAGGTCTTCCACTTCAGAAGCCCTGCTGAGGGAGAGCCCAGATGCCCAGGCTCGAGGATATGTGCTTGAAAAGGAGCTGGCCCACTTGCAGCCACCCAGCTCCTCACAACTGCCCTCTCACTTCATGAAAGGAGCCATCATCCAGCTGGCGACAGGAGAGCTGAAGCGGGTGGAGGACCTGCAGACTCAAGACTTTGTTCGCAGTGCGGAGGTGAGTGGAGGCCTGAAGATCGACTCCAGCACTGTGGTGGATATTCAGGAAAGCCAGTGGCCTGGGCTTGTCACACTGCATTTTGTGGTTGGGGAGCAACAAAGTAAAGTGAGCATTGATGTGCCCCCGGAGCATCCCTTCTTTGTGTATGGCCAGGGCTGGtcctcctgcagccccgggAGGACTGCTCAGCTCTTTGCTTTGCCCTGTCACAGGCTGCAAGTGGGGGATGTCTGCATATCAATCAGTTTACAGAGCATGAATGGCAACTCTGCTTCTCAGGCCAACTCCCCTCTCACAGATCAGCTGGTATCTGCTAGGGAGAGAATGGAACGAACAGCTCAGGGGCCCAGAGAGCCATCTGACAGAGCTGTTGAAAGGAAGAGCCACACAGATAGAACCAGCACGGCCCAGAGCTCCCGTGCAGAATCTTCTCAGCCAGAGGCTGGCAGTCTGTACAGTTTGGCCCCAGGCTTCCAAAGATACAGCATGCAGGCAGAGGAGCCTCGGCCCTCTCTGCTCCGTCCCTCTTTCATTCCCCAGGAGGTCAAGCTGTCTATTGAAGGGCGTTCAAATGCAGGGAAATGA
- the ZNF821 gene encoding zinc finger protein 821 isoform X3, giving the protein MVKVKKELENAERPVAGTPLIRENEVPESVNTEPILGLSQCPLCQLECGSRDQLIAHVYQHTGAVVSAKSYLCPVCGRALSSPGSLGRHLLIHSEDQLSNCAVCGARFTSHATFNSEKLPEMLSADRLPAPQSQGPSSTEGKDVAFCTPVYPAGILLVCNNCAAYRKLLEAQTPGMRKWALRRQNEPLEVRLQRLERERTAKKSRRDNETPEEREVRRMRDREAKRLQRMQETDEQRARRLQRDREAMRLKRANETPEKRQARLIREREAKRLKRRLEKMDMMLRAQFGQDSSAMAALAAEMNFFQLPVSNVELESQLLGKMTFEEQSNSALH; this is encoded by the exons ATGGTGAAAGTGAAGAAGGAATTAGAAAATGCAGAACGACCTGTGGCTGGAACCCCATTGATAAGAGAAAATGAG GTGCCTGAGAGTGTGAACACTGAGCCCATACTGGGACTGTCACAATGCCCCCTCTGCCAGCTCGAGTGTGGAAGCAGAGATCAACTCATTGCACACGTCTACCAG CACACTGGAGCGGTGGTGAGTGCCAAGAGCTACCTGTGTCCTGTGTGTGGCAGAGCCCTCAGCTCCCCAGGATCCCTTGGGAGACATCTCCTGATCCACTCAGAGGACCAGCTGTCCAACTGTGCAGTTTGTGGAGCACGCTTCACCAGCCACGCCACCTTCAACAG TGAGAAGCTACCAGAGATGCTCAGTGCGGATCGGCTGCCGGCACCACAGAGCCAGGGCCCCTCCAGCACTGAGGGTAAGGATGTTGCCTTCTGCACCCCTGTGTATCCTGCGGGCATCCTCCTGGTGTGCAACAACTGCGCTGCGTACCGCAAGCTGCTGGAGGCACAGACCCCTGGCATGCGCAAGTGGGCCCTGCGGCGCCAGAACGAGCCCCTGGAAGTGCGGTTGCAGCGCCTGGAGCGGGAGCGTACAGCCAAGAAGAGCCGGCGGGACAACGAGACGCCTGAGGAGCGCGAAGTGAGGCGCATGCGGGATCGGGAAGCCAAGCGGCTGCAGCGCATGCAGGAGACAGATGAGCAGCGGGCACGGCGGCTGCAGAGGGACCGGGAAGCCATGCGCCTGAAACGTGCCAACGAGACCCCTGAGAAGCGACAAGCCCGGCTCATCCGCGAGCGTGAAGCCAAGAGGCTCAAGCGGCGCCTGGAGAAAATGGATATGATGCTCCGGGCACAGTTTGGCCAGGACTCCTCTGCCATGGCCGCTCTGGCAGCTGAGATGAACTTCTTTCAGCTGCCAGTGAGCAATGTGGAGCTGGAGAGCCAGCTGCTGGGCAAAATGACCTTTGAGGAGCAGAGCAACAGTGCGTTGCACTAA
- the IST1 gene encoding IST1 homolog isoform X1, producing the protein MLGSGFKAERLRVNLRLVINRLKLLEKKKTELAQKARKEIADYLAAGKDERARIRVEHIIREDYLVEAMEILELYCDLLLARFGLIQSMKELDSGLAEAVSTLIWAAPRLQSEVAELKIVADQLCAKYSKEYGKLCRTNQIGTVNDRLMHKLSVEAPPKILVERYLIEIAKNYNVPYEPDSVVMAEAPAGGEADLIDVGFTDDVKKGGHGGGGGGGFTAPMIGHDGLVPMPVMMPMPMPTTNPPFSYPSPKGPENFSGLPVGTYQPFTNIHPPPIPANPPTYESIDEPNSDKDAAALVPGPEPKPEASPKPRAGAPNTFDNFVLPELPSVPDTLPTASAGANSSASEDIDFDDLSRRFEELKKKT; encoded by the exons ATGTTGGGCTCTGGGTTCAAGGCCGAGCGCTTGCGAGTCAACCTGCGCCTCGTCATCAATCGCCTCAAActactggagaaaaaaaaga CCGAGTTGGCCCAGAAGGCAAGGAAGGAGATTGCAGATTAcctggcagctggaaaagaTGAGCGTGCCAGGATTCGTGTGGAGCACATCATCCGTGAAGATTACCTTGTGGAGGCCATGGAGATCCTGGAGCTGTACTGTGATCTGCTGCTCGCCCGCTTTGGCTTGATCCAGTCCATGAA GGAGCTGGACTCTGGCCTGGCAGAGGCAGTATCAACACTGATTTGGGCTGCACCACGCCTCCAGTCGGAAGTGGCTGAGTTGAAGATT GTTGCTGATCAATTGTGTGCTAAGTACAGCAAGGAGTATGGGAAGCTGTGCCGGACAAACCAGATTGGGACAGTCAACGACAGG CTGATGCACAAGCTGAGCGTGGAAGCACCACCCAAGATCCTGGTGGAGAGATACCTCATCGAGATTGCAAAAAACTACAATGTTCCCTATGAGCCTGACTCAGTGGTGATG GCTGAAGCCCCGGCAGGTGGAGAGGCAGATCTAATTGATGTGGGCTTCACGGATGATGTGAAGAAGGGTGGCCATGGAGGGGGCGGAGGTGGTGGATTTACAGCCCCAATGATAGGTCATGATGGGTTAGTACCCATGCCTGTGATGATGCCTATGCCCATGCCAACAACAAATCCACCCTTCTCCTATCCATCTCCAAAGGGACCG GAGAACTTCAGCGGCCTGCCAGTGGGGACCTACCAGCCTTTCACTAACATCCACCCACCACCAATTCCAGCAAACCCACCTACATATGAGTCC ATTGATGAGCCTAACTCTGACAAGGATGCTGCTGCACTAGTGCCTG GGCCTGAGCCCAAGCCAGAAGCTTCTCCTAAACCAAGAGCTGGAGCTCCTAATACCTTTGATAACTTTGTACTGCCTGAATTGCCATCTGTGCCAGACACACTGCCAACAGCATCTGCTGGCGCCAACTCTTCTGCCTCAGAAGACATTGACTTTGATGATCTTTCACGGAGATTTGAGGAGCTGAAGAAGAAAACGTAA
- the ZNF821 gene encoding zinc finger protein 821 isoform X1 gives MSRRKQTTPNKVHCTGLTSAGARGWCGRVGKQRSDLSAFQEVTPEVLHSAGEQVFAGLEEQARQAMMKNNFPGTLGDQRPTIRPLQDPDSSSSGSDDEETTQDEVSSHTSEEDGSMVKVKKELENAERPVAGTPLIRENEVPESVNTEPILGLSQCPLCQLECGSRDQLIAHVYQHTGAVVSAKSYLCPVCGRALSSPGSLGRHLLIHSEDQLSNCAVCGARFTSHATFNSEKLPEMLSADRLPAPQSQGPSSTEGKDVAFCTPVYPAGILLVCNNCAAYRKLLEAQTPGMRKWALRRQNEPLEVRLQRLERERTAKKSRRDNETPEEREVRRMRDREAKRLQRMQETDEQRARRLQRDREAMRLKRANETPEKRQARLIREREAKRLKRRLEKMDMMLRAQFGQDSSAMAALAAEMNFFQLPVSNVELESQLLGKMTFEEQSNSALH, from the exons ATGTCCCGTCGGAAACAGACCACTCCTAACAAAGTTCACT GCACTGGACTCACATCAGCAGGTGCCAGAGGCTGGTGTGGCAGGGTAGGCAAGCAGAGAAGTGACCTAAGTGCTTTCCAAGAGGTGACTCCAGAGGTTCTGCACAGTGCAG GGGAGCAAGTCtttgcagggctggaggagcaagCCCGCCAAGCCatgatgaaaaataactttcctGGAACTCTTGGGGACCAAAGGCCAACAATTCGTCCACTGCAAGACCCTGactccagcagca GTGGCAGTGATGATGAGGAAACCACTCAGGATGAAGTTTCTTCCCATACGTCTGAGGAAGACGGCTCAATGGTGAAAGTGAAGAAGGAATTAGAAAATGCAGAACGACCTGTGGCTGGAACCCCATTGATAAGAGAAAATGAG GTGCCTGAGAGTGTGAACACTGAGCCCATACTGGGACTGTCACAATGCCCCCTCTGCCAGCTCGAGTGTGGAAGCAGAGATCAACTCATTGCACACGTCTACCAG CACACTGGAGCGGTGGTGAGTGCCAAGAGCTACCTGTGTCCTGTGTGTGGCAGAGCCCTCAGCTCCCCAGGATCCCTTGGGAGACATCTCCTGATCCACTCAGAGGACCAGCTGTCCAACTGTGCAGTTTGTGGAGCACGCTTCACCAGCCACGCCACCTTCAACAG TGAGAAGCTACCAGAGATGCTCAGTGCGGATCGGCTGCCGGCACCACAGAGCCAGGGCCCCTCCAGCACTGAGGGTAAGGATGTTGCCTTCTGCACCCCTGTGTATCCTGCGGGCATCCTCCTGGTGTGCAACAACTGCGCTGCGTACCGCAAGCTGCTGGAGGCACAGACCCCTGGCATGCGCAAGTGGGCCCTGCGGCGCCAGAACGAGCCCCTGGAAGTGCGGTTGCAGCGCCTGGAGCGGGAGCGTACAGCCAAGAAGAGCCGGCGGGACAACGAGACGCCTGAGGAGCGCGAAGTGAGGCGCATGCGGGATCGGGAAGCCAAGCGGCTGCAGCGCATGCAGGAGACAGATGAGCAGCGGGCACGGCGGCTGCAGAGGGACCGGGAAGCCATGCGCCTGAAACGTGCCAACGAGACCCCTGAGAAGCGACAAGCCCGGCTCATCCGCGAGCGTGAAGCCAAGAGGCTCAAGCGGCGCCTGGAGAAAATGGATATGATGCTCCGGGCACAGTTTGGCCAGGACTCCTCTGCCATGGCCGCTCTGGCAGCTGAGATGAACTTCTTTCAGCTGCCAGTGAGCAATGTGGAGCTGGAGAGCCAGCTGCTGGGCAAAATGACCTTTGAGGAGCAGAGCAACAGTGCGTTGCACTAA
- the ATXN1L gene encoding ataxin-1-like isoform X2, translating to MRAGHERSQECLPPKKRELAAANTGTEAGRAGGAQGSGEGPEWARTARPAPATPRYGPGEAPEAAAGLTVDQYGMLYKVAAPPATFSPTGLHPVVNVSPLPPAFNVTSPIIQHPAVPFPSIHYAQIPSASLQLIGSHYTVPYAVPPAFMPSPLLSPSTNLTAPHVPHFVPYASLFTEEAAPSPQTTSPTHSFNKSTSAASPGQMQHHTAPQPVDMAPGRIPVYYQMSRLPPGYSAYEAPVAGGNPASPQQDSQLSSEVAAANGGQRPLEQSVARRPSEAVDSASSAVEDCLPPGAAAGSMNDGQFLPGYQMLGREISVPTHRSTPDADLEVQRVVGVLASQDYHVLAAQRKEDPSPLNLCHNTPDGQGDMLRSTTDRAAAGNSQSRSPCGTSPEETVRQRQLAKGMVIANGKPVLVPVGSEPVRSSTSEALLRESPDAQARGYVLEKELAHLQPPSSSQLPSHFMKGAIIQLATGELKRVEDLQTQDFVRSAEECI from the exons ATGAGAGCGGGCCACGAGCGGAGCCAGGAGTGTCTCCCGCCCAAGAAGCGGGAACTTGCCGCCGCCAACACTGGCACCGAGGCGGGACGGGCGGGGGGAGCCCAGGGCTCGGGCGAGGGCCCCGAGTGGGCTCGCACGGCTCGGCCGGCTCCCGCCACACCGCGCTACGGTCCTGGCGAGGCCcccgaggcggcggcggggctgaCGGTGGACCAATACGGGATGCTCTACAAAGTGGCAGCACCGCCTGCCACCTTCTCCCCCACGGGCCTGCACCCCGTGGTGAACGTGAGCCCCCTGCCCCCAGCCTTCAACGTGACCTCGCCCATcatccagcacccagcagtgCCCTTCCCCTCCATCCACTATGCACAGATCCCTTCGGCTTCCCTGCAACTCATCGGTTCCCACTACACAGTGCCCTATGCCGTCCCTCCTGCCTTCATGCCTAGCCCTCTCCTGTCTCCTTCCACCAACCTCACtgccccccatgtcccccactTTGTTCCATATGCCTCCCTGTTCACGGAAgaagctgctccttccccccaGACTACCTCTCCCACCCACAGCTTCAACAAATccacctctgcagcctctcctgggcaGATGCAGCACCACACTGCGCCCCAACCAGTGGACATGGCACCGGGGAGAATTCCTGTTTATTATCAGATGTCTCGCCTCCCACCAGGCTATTCAGCCTATGAGGCACCTGTAGCAGGTGGGAACCCAGCGTCTCCTCAGCAAGACAGTCAGCTGAGCTCAGAGGTGGCTGCGGCCAATGGTGGGCAGAGGCCCCTGGAGCAAAGTGTGGCCAGGAGGCCCAGCGAGGCCGTGGACTCTGCCAGCAGTGCAGTTGAGGACTGTCTGCCCCCAGGGGCTGCGGCAGGATCTATGAATGATGGACAGTTCCTTCCAGGTTACCAGATGCTGGGAAGAGAGATCTCTGTGCCTACTCACAGGAGCACCCCAGACGCTGATCTGGAGGTTCAGAGGGTGGTGGGGGTGTTGGCATCTCAGGATTATCATGTTCTGGCAGCCCAGAGGAAAGAGGACCCAAGCCCTTTAAACCTTTGCCATAATACCCCTGATGGGCAGGGAGACATGCTGAGGAGCACCACAGAtagggctgcagctgggaacagccagTCCCGGAGCCCATGTGGAACGTCCCCCGAAGAGACTGTTAGACAGAGACAGTTAGCCAAAGGAATGGTGATAGCCAATGGCAAGCCAGTACTTGTTCCTGTTGGATCTGAGCCTGTCAGGTCTTCCACTTCAGAAGCCCTGCTGAGGGAGAGCCCAGATGCCCAGGCTCGAGGATATGTGCTTGAAAAGGAGCTGGCCCACTTGCAGCCACCCAGCTCCTCACAACTGCCCTCTCACTTCATGAAAGGAGCCATCATCCAGCTGGCGACAGGAGAGCTGAAGCGGGTGGAGGACCTGCAGACTCAAGACTTTGTTCGCAGTGCGGAG GAATGCATTTGA
- the IST1 gene encoding IST1 homolog isoform X2, which translates to MLGSGFKAERLRVNLRLVINRLKLLEKKKTELAQKARKEIADYLAAGKDERARIRVEHIIREDYLVEAMEILELYCDLLLARFGLIQSMKELDSGLAEAVSTLIWAAPRLQSEVAELKIVADQLCAKYSKEYGKLCRTNQIGTVNDRLMHKLSVEAPPKILVERYLIEIAKNYNVPYEPDSVVMENFSGLPVGTYQPFTNIHPPPIPANPPTYESIDEPNSDKDAAALVPGPEPKPEASPKPRAGAPNTFDNFVLPELPSVPDTLPTASAGANSSASEDIDFDDLSRRFEELKKKT; encoded by the exons ATGTTGGGCTCTGGGTTCAAGGCCGAGCGCTTGCGAGTCAACCTGCGCCTCGTCATCAATCGCCTCAAActactggagaaaaaaaaga CCGAGTTGGCCCAGAAGGCAAGGAAGGAGATTGCAGATTAcctggcagctggaaaagaTGAGCGTGCCAGGATTCGTGTGGAGCACATCATCCGTGAAGATTACCTTGTGGAGGCCATGGAGATCCTGGAGCTGTACTGTGATCTGCTGCTCGCCCGCTTTGGCTTGATCCAGTCCATGAA GGAGCTGGACTCTGGCCTGGCAGAGGCAGTATCAACACTGATTTGGGCTGCACCACGCCTCCAGTCGGAAGTGGCTGAGTTGAAGATT GTTGCTGATCAATTGTGTGCTAAGTACAGCAAGGAGTATGGGAAGCTGTGCCGGACAAACCAGATTGGGACAGTCAACGACAGG CTGATGCACAAGCTGAGCGTGGAAGCACCACCCAAGATCCTGGTGGAGAGATACCTCATCGAGATTGCAAAAAACTACAATGTTCCCTATGAGCCTGACTCAGTGGTGATG GAGAACTTCAGCGGCCTGCCAGTGGGGACCTACCAGCCTTTCACTAACATCCACCCACCACCAATTCCAGCAAACCCACCTACATATGAGTCC ATTGATGAGCCTAACTCTGACAAGGATGCTGCTGCACTAGTGCCTG GGCCTGAGCCCAAGCCAGAAGCTTCTCCTAAACCAAGAGCTGGAGCTCCTAATACCTTTGATAACTTTGTACTGCCTGAATTGCCATCTGTGCCAGACACACTGCCAACAGCATCTGCTGGCGCCAACTCTTCTGCCTCAGAAGACATTGACTTTGATGATCTTTCACGGAGATTTGAGGAGCTGAAGAAGAAAACGTAA